The genomic stretch TGGGGTCACCAGTAGGACTAGCATCAGTGACAGTTGAATTAATAGTGGAGTAAATGATTTTTGTACATGTAACATTAGAAACAGTAATTAGACTACAACGTATATTATTTTCGTAGAGAACACTTATCAACACTATATGCTATTGAAAACGTCAGCTAAAGTAGTATAAGAAAAGTGTTGTATTATACTGAACAAATACTTTAACTTCTCGAACTTTCTCGAACTTTCGCCTGCGTTTTTACTGTGTTTATTGCCAAATCGTTGTTAATCGCGGACCTTCTATGGTGTGACGCGAACTCAAAACTTCAGAACCCCAGAGCATGGACAGCGCCAGCTGCGTGCACGAGATAAGCGCTATCAGGCACGCCCACCACAGTGGCGCGCCCATGTGGCAATACAGAGCTATCGGAATCACTCTGAATTTTGGTCCTCAAGACGAACTCAGATCAAAGTGTCACCTTAGGCTACTGGAGTATACACACATCGTATGTTTAGGCCCACCAGCTGAATGAAGTTAGTTCTTTTATCACTTTTTAACTGCCTGTCACTTAAAATGTCTTAAATCTATCTTGTCTGGATCACTCATTCAGATGAtattttgtagcctactacTGTCCTTTGATTACTTTCAAGAGTTTGCAGTTACCTGCTGATGTCTTGTTTACATCAAGGAATACCAAAAGGGTTTGTTAACGTTGTATTTGAATAACGTTTAGTACAGCAAATATTGATAAATGTGACTGGTAAGCTAGTTAACCACAACCAGTAGCATGATATTTAGGGCTACTGAACAGCTAGGTGATATATTCGTTTGCATAACTTACATTCTAGAGATGGTCTACAAAAGTttaacattttttgttttgttaagtGTCCGTCTCAGGGGCACATTGGTGGCAAATTCACAACCTTTCAGTGGCCCATTAGGAAGCCCAGATCCACAACCACTAGACAACCTCCACCATGTGCACTGACATAAAGACAGCCAACTGTACTAACTAACAAACTAACTCTGAATTCAGTCAATCTGAAATGTATTACATCACTTTGTAACAACATCATCTGTTTTTGCAGACGAGCAGAGAAATCATGTCTGCGTTTCTGCATCACTGCCCCTTCCTGAAGACGGCCTCGCGCCCCTTCGTGCGAAGTGCGGGCAAAGCTCTCTTCTCCATGGCCGACCGATGCCCCATCATCACCCGTCATATCAGCACCACAACTGTCCTGCCCACCTCACCCAGCTCACCTGAGAAAGGTACGTGTCTAACTatactggggtgcgtttcccaaaaccatagttgctaacctgttaacaacttagttggttggcaatgggaaattacATCGCAACCAACACACTTGCTAATTTAGTtggcaactatggttttgggaaacgcacccctaaCTACTGACTTCACCTGAGTGCCAGGATGTTGGTATAAGTCTATACAGTGTCTCCAAATGCTCTCACTGCAGAGGAACACCTATTAAGGGTCTAGCATGGATGGCTGCTGCGTACAATCATGGTGTACGCTTGGCAATTGACATCTTGATATGTCAAgtgcagtatacagtacatgtgacattaatgacaataatatgttttatttgtatagcgcctTTCTCAACCGCCGGGTCACTTCACAGAGCAGCAAACATGACAGCAATGCAGACAGAACATAAATTTACCATAGACAGAGATGACACCATAACATCATAGCAACAAAACAATGAAAGTCAGCATTAAATGTATacgtgtatgtacagtatatgtaaatgtactgtatgtgtctatggaTGTAGTCGCATGtatatgtaaatgtgatgtgtgtgtctggatgtagCAGGCCGGGTAtgaagtgtgtgtactgtatgtgtctatggaTGTAGCAGGGTAtgaagtgtgtgtactgtatgtgtctatggaTGTAGCAGGGTATgaattgtgtgtactgtatgtgtctatggaTGTAGCAGGGTATGAAGTGTGTGTACGGTATGTCTTATTTAGCCCAGTCTCCGGTCATGGGGGTCCAGAAGCGCTACCTGTCCCAGGCGGCCACCCAGGTGGCTGAGTCCGTGGCCAAAGGCTGCCCCTTCGTGTCCTCCCAGCAGCTGGGCGTGGTCAAGGCCAgcgaggaggtgcaggaggatgtCTTTGGCAACGCTTCGAAAAACACAggtatcactcacacacacgcacacacacacacacacacacacacacacgctcagtcgcttgcacatacacacacacacacacacacacgcacgcacgcatgcatgcacattcacacacgcacagtcgcacgcacacacacacacacacacgcacgcacgcacgcacgcatgcacgcacgcacaccctgCATTTGTAACAGGGTAATAAATTATattcaaacatactgtagaaaaCCCTAGAAAATGCCACTCCCATTGACCAGATTGTCTCCACATCATGTGTAGTCTAACAGAGCATGTCAATGGGAAAGAGAATGGAGAGGAATGGTGTTTTGGTTTTCATAGGTCATGGGTCTGCCCTGAAATCTGAGAGACTTTTTCTCTTGAGACCAATACCACAACAATAATGTGTCAACActgacctgtctctctctctctccctctctgtctctgtctctcgctctctctctctctctctctctctctctctctatctctatgtgtgtgctaaACAGAGTTGGTGAGCACTCTTCAGGCAGGCATGGAGGTCGGCTCCCCTCAGGGGCTGGCTCCCTCCCACCTCCTCAAAGATAACATGGGTGAGTTGACGTGTGCAGCACCACAGATAGCTTTTCTAAtgaaagacagatacacacgATCCCTCCCATTTATAAGAACATCTACCCTCACTTTCTTCAATATTAACTCAGTAGATATTGGTATGGCTCCATTGAATGTTAAATGTCAAATTACCTTACTTTTGATTGAGAATTTCTGAAAGCATATTATATTTGATTTATATTATTTACAATATAATAATTGGAATATAATATACTATGTATATagtgtttatatactgtagtggTTGTCTTAAACAAAGGTTTTACCATGGTTACTCAATGTTTGTTAGAGGGCCCGAGTTTTGACTACGATACATTCTTTGAGAAGAGGATCCATGAGAAGAAGAGTGACCACACCTACCGCATCTTTAAAACCGTGAACCGCCATGCCGACACCTTCCCCTTTGCGGATGACTACTCTGTTACTGGGCGGGAGGGGAGCcaggtgtctgtgtggtgtagcAATGACTACCTGGGCATGAGTCGCCACCCGAGAGTTGTCGgggccatacagtatgtgtttccaAGAGAACTTTCTAGAACTTAAACAAAATTTAGCCCATGCAGTCTTAAAGGTCACAGATAATTGACACAAATACACTCCCCACATTCCACCACATTTCATTATGAGAATGACAGAAGAATGtggaatgtattgtgtgtgttggaataTGCTTCACTGTTTCCTCTTAGAGTTTTAGTATATTATTTATGattaattcttttttttagaGCCCCTGAATGTTTTGTAAGATtagttttttttcattcttcctTTATTGAACTCTCTGCACCGATAAAGGTCATTAAGATATATTAattccagaggtggaaaactccagcttcagaaagtaaaaatccaatcatgtattggttctacccatgtattggttctacccgTGCACTTCCAACACAgatgatctcatcaattagctgctttacttggctgaagagttgtgctaattagaatcagctggtttaaatgaatggttggcacagatatgtggtaggacttttactttctgaaactggactTTTTCACCTCTGATTAATTCACATGAATTCATCCTGTCAGGGATGCTCTGAAGAAGCATGGCGCTGGGGCAGGGGGCACCAGGAACATCTCTGGCACCAGTAACTACCACGTGAtgctggagcaggagctggcTCGCCTCCACCAGAAGGGCGGCGCTCTTGTGTTCTCCTCATGCTTCGTGGCCAACGATTCAACACTTTTCACGCTTGCCAAAATGCTTCCTGGTAAGAAAAGTTGATGAAATTGCTTTTTCGGAATTACTggcaaatatatttttaaaggtgacatagaatggaaatcattttttttcttggttttcatgaattatgagaggttgtgcataaacaaagagctatcatgaacatgaggtatggttgtgccctccttcataatATGagaatcttgaacttagaaatagacactaaaacaTGGGCGAATTAGAAAagagcctgcttgtgatgtcagatatcgcaaagccattgaagttcaattggggttgccaaagacggcgccatttagtcaaacagaccatttcaatacccagcctaaatatatggttttaattagtcttgtaaaattgcaattgagtttatttattttttaaatcaaagttgaatatatactattttaacatcagagaacacagtgcaatactcaattcatccattctacgTCCTCTTTAAAGGTTTCATTGACTTTCAGTTAGACACTAGAAAATACAGCACTGGATTAACTCTTCTAATTTAGCTTGTTACATTAGATGTCTCCTACTGTGTTGAGTATTAATGATTGTGTGTCTATCACACAGGTTGTGAGATCTATTCAGACATGGGGAACCATGCCTCCATGATCCAGGGCATCAGGAACAGCAGTGCCAAGCGTTTCATCTTCCGCCATAATGACCCCCGCCACCTGGAGGAGCTGCTGAGCAAATCAGACCCTAAGACCCCGAAGATTGTAGCCTTTGAGACTGTGCATTCTATGGATGGTGGGTCCATAGTCATGTGAACAGTCTTATAACATACAAACCTAGATCACATTTCTGGATGTTAACAAAGTAAAAACTTTTGTTGAGGACCGAAACAACGTCAATCAGTGGATTGTAGTTTTACTCAAAATTACTCAGATTAACATAACTCTGATCCCCAAAGAAATTCTATGCTCATTATCATCCAAAAGTAGACCCTACAGTAGGTTGTTCTTTGACTGGAGTTGTCCTATAAACGTGCTGTAAGCAATAATAACCTTATAACATGAAACTGCACTGATATACTGTGTGCATGGATAACATGCACACAGGGATAGCAGGGATAACTTTAATCTCAGAAAGGCTTTGAATTATGCTGAATCTCTCATTTAACCTAtaccaacatcaacacacaatgtatatgttacatttacagtaagttGTCTTAGGAACACACTAAACAAAATAAGTCAACTAAAACAGCCTGGCCTGCTGTGCCAATTTCCGCCAAATTTACCAGTCACACAGCTAGTAGCATTTGGATGGGCAGATTAGCCTACTTACTGTTCtcaaatgttttgattttgGACTGCAATGCCCATTCAACGGTCacctgatctggtaaacttacatagtgtggttatagccgatagagggccacaAATACAGCAAATGCAGAGGTGCCATTCACCctattacgagttgatgaaccactgaaacaattttggaaacattattttaaggtataaaaaaactctttagtgttgctttaaaatatCTGAGATCTCATCTAAtgttatgtctgtgtctgtgtgctgtattTGTGTAGAATATCTGAGATCTCATCTATTGttatgcctgtgtctgtgtgctgtattTGTGTAGGTGCTATCTGCCCTCTGGAGGACCTGTGTGATGTGGCCCATAAGTACGGCGCCTTGACATTTGTGGATGAAGTGCACGCAGTGGGGCTGTACGGGGCGCATGGGGCCGGGGTCGGAGAGAGGGACGGAATCATGCACAAGATCGACATCGTCTCTGGAACACTGGGTTAGTAGGCTACAAACTTAGTAACTTACGTAATAATATCCCACATTTCACCTTTGAACACACCAAATCAAACAAATGTTAACGCTAATGTCACAGACTAAGGCCTCAGAAGTGATTTTGTTAGATGTAAgcttacaacaacaacaacacatgctTTTCAAGGCACCCACAGTGCTTTTCGATTGTATGCAGCAGCCTTCCATGCTTTTCGTGTGTCTTCATACAGTGAGAGTGATTTTGACAAGAAAAGCCTCGCTTATCAGAGCCCCCAGGCTAAGATAGGGTTGCGTTATCTCCTCCTATACTCCCCCGACCACTTCCACAGCGAACGTCACACATTAGTTCCACCCAAGACAGCTGCTGATGCTGGGGTGGATAGGCCTGATCTTCGCCACATCAGAGCCATGCTAGTTCCTGGAATAGCTTTGTGTGTAGAGGCCCATTCTCTCCACCTACTTTCTCCGTAATTTatgactcaacacacacacattctgtcagTATTCTACTATTTACATTTTGAAACAGCACTCTGATAGGCCCAGCTTCTAAGATGTCCAGGGTCTGTTTTCAATGTTtgctaaaagaaaaaatatgactGCACACATGGTACACCCTCCCCTACACATAACTATTACATTTGTGGTGTTCGGGTCTACTGGAGTGTAGTGTAGGTGCTATGTACCTTAAAGGGGCCATACTGTATTATGCAAAACTATTATGACTTTTTGTTGGTTAGTTGAGAGAGTCAGAAATCTTCCTTATTGAGATGTCACAATGGGAAATTTGAATATTACAACCCCCAGAGCCGTATAGGGCACTGACTACCCAACCCCATCTGAAAATTCCCACCCACTAAGGTAGAAACTTCCTGTTGAAAATCCTCCATGTTGGTCGTAGTTGTTTCCAACAGTAGGCTGGTCTACACAATACATCCAAAAGTCTTTTACGCAACTGACATCATCAAACAGAAACTTTCCAGGACATGTCTCTATTCAAGCAATATGACACAAGTGAGCCATATGGCACTGTTCCATCGActtgtatttgtatttaataCAGCGAGTCTAGCTACAAGAGTCTAGCTTATGTCAAAAGGTTTCTTCGCATTCGGTTGTTAATTTTATGTCATTTTTGGGTGTTTAAAGTAAAAGAAACTCCACACTGCACCTGCATGGACACTAACAGGTGTAACCCGtttcctctgtttctcctctgaTGCAGGGAAGGCGTTTGGCTGTGTGGGGGGCTACATAGCCAGCAGCGCCGCCCTAGTGGACACCATCCGCTCCTTCGCCGCCGGCTTCATCTTCACCACGTCGCTGCCGCCCATGGTGCTGGCGGGGGCGCTGGAGTCGGTGCGGGTGCTGGGCAGCCCCGAGGGCCTGCTGCTGCGCCGGGCACACCAGCGCAACGTCAAACACATGCGCCAGCTCCTCATGGACGTCGGCCTGCCCGTCATCAACTGCCCCAGCCACATCATCCCCATACGGGTGAGATTTACTGTTGTAAAAATGTATTGTTGTAAAAATTTGTTGTTAGAATGTATTgttcttaaaagcttaaaaatgtttttgtaagtcgctttggttaaaaagccaaaggtagcctaatgtaatgtaatataatgtaaaagAGGCACCTCTGTAAGGCCTCACCATGGCAACCTATAAGCCCACATGCTTCGGGATATTGTCCTCCGATGAGCCATGTTTGGGCCGATGGGccagttttatcttcaaaaaacggggaca from Sardina pilchardus chromosome 7, fSarPil1.1, whole genome shotgun sequence encodes the following:
- the alas2 gene encoding 5-aminolevulinate synthase, erythroid-specific, mitochondrial, which produces MSAFLHHCPFLKTASRPFVRSAGKALFSMADRCPIITRHISTTTVLPTSPSSPEKAQSPVMGVQKRYLSQAATQVAESVAKGCPFVSSQQLGVVKASEEVQEDVFGNASKNTELVSTLQAGMEVGSPQGLAPSHLLKDNMEGPSFDYDTFFEKRIHEKKSDHTYRIFKTVNRHADTFPFADDYSVTGREGSQVSVWCSNDYLGMSRHPRVVGAIQDALKKHGAGAGGTRNISGTSNYHVMLEQELARLHQKGGALVFSSCFVANDSTLFTLAKMLPGCEIYSDMGNHASMIQGIRNSSAKRFIFRHNDPRHLEELLSKSDPKTPKIVAFETVHSMDGAICPLEDLCDVAHKYGALTFVDEVHAVGLYGAHGAGVGERDGIMHKIDIVSGTLGKAFGCVGGYIASSAALVDTIRSFAAGFIFTTSLPPMVLAGALESVRVLGSPEGLLLRRAHQRNVKHMRQLLMDVGLPVINCPSHIIPIRVGNAELNSKVCDILLERHNIYVQAINYPTVARGQELLRLAPSPFHEPAMMEFFTQKLLEVWQEVGMPLNGPAMASCNFCDRPLHFDLMSEWERSYFGGMDQYITVSA